Proteins from a genomic interval of Pseudomonas sp. RC10:
- a CDS encoding glycosyltransferase — translation MQIALLAPLPPEQNGIADYAGHLKQALEDLGVRVRTPLHGVGNDPQAARQRVAEADWQGIDLVHAEIGGGRLAEFHALRALRQRFAHLPLTATVHDPERLVWRRQQLPWPLSMMSSLRSPLPEVATVLADPLCLHEERQLAQRLTRLITLTKAGNRSLMERMKLQQAQMAVIPHGNLPIASMPLPPLQPLKLLYFGFIYRGKGIEDLLEALARLFVEKPALRARVRLTLAGGSEPEMAFGPSGSYLEQLRQRIHELGLTDLIGWHLDLPAAEIPHVIQAHHVMVLPYRESSKLKILGKLRGTSGALSWATACGRGVITSDARSFAEEVSHGNGEIYPQGNVQALTDALLRLCEQPQLAQTWADRASVLGRERVWSLTAERFRQVFQTACEVAE, via the coding sequence ATGCAGATCGCCCTCCTCGCCCCGTTGCCGCCGGAGCAGAACGGCATCGCCGATTACGCCGGACACCTCAAGCAGGCGCTGGAAGACCTCGGTGTGCGTGTCAGAACGCCGCTGCACGGCGTCGGCAACGACCCACAGGCCGCTCGACAACGGGTGGCCGAGGCCGACTGGCAAGGCATCGACCTGGTGCATGCGGAAATCGGTGGGGGACGTCTCGCCGAGTTTCATGCCCTGCGCGCATTGCGCCAGCGCTTCGCGCACTTGCCGTTGACCGCCACCGTTCATGATCCGGAACGCCTGGTCTGGCGTCGACAGCAGCTGCCATGGCCGCTGTCGATGATGTCATCGCTGCGCTCGCCGTTGCCAGAAGTCGCCACGGTGCTGGCCGACCCGCTGTGCCTGCATGAAGAACGGCAGTTGGCGCAGCGCCTGACCCGGCTGATCACCCTGACCAAAGCGGGCAACCGCAGCCTCATGGAGCGCATGAAGTTGCAGCAGGCGCAGATGGCCGTCATCCCCCACGGCAACCTGCCCATCGCGTCGATGCCGCTGCCGCCGCTGCAACCGCTCAAGCTGCTGTATTTCGGGTTCATCTACCGGGGCAAAGGCATTGAGGACCTGCTCGAAGCGCTGGCCCGGCTGTTCGTTGAAAAGCCTGCGCTGCGGGCTCGCGTGCGACTCACGTTAGCGGGGGGCAGCGAACCGGAAATGGCGTTCGGGCCGTCCGGCAGCTACCTCGAACAACTGCGCCAGCGCATTCATGAGCTAGGGTTGACTGACCTGATCGGCTGGCACCTGGACCTGCCGGCGGCGGAGATTCCTCATGTGATTCAGGCCCACCACGTCATGGTCTTGCCGTACCGCGAGTCGAGCAAATTGAAGATCCTCGGCAAACTGCGCGGCACCAGCGGGGCGCTGTCCTGGGCGACAGCGTGCGGGCGCGGGGTGATCACGTCGGATGCCCGGTCGTTCGCCGAAGAGGTGTCCCATGGCAACGGCGAGATTTACCCGCAAGGCAACGTCCAGGCGCTGACCGACGCGCTGTTGCGGCTGTGCGAACAACCGCAACTGGCCCAGACCTGGGCTGACCGGGCCTCCGTTCTTGGCAGGGAGCGGGTCTGGAGCCTGACCGCCGAACGATTCAGGCAAGTCTTCCAAACTGCATGCGAGGTGGCTGAATGA
- a CDS encoding cellulase family glycosylhydrolase, whose product MTGKALLAMAVLSVCALTSISPPVEAETILRAPRPVVWKDFLGVNVQFQYFTPDIYQKQMSRLDQLGLGWIRWTLHWPILEPVPGQYNLEALDAAMKAADPHHYNTVAYLVGSAAFDSSAPQGASNTDQYPPRDDTIFAERMTALAQRYPQVSHWQVWNEPNIVWLPQPDPEAYYDLLTTTAKAIRSALPNKPIVTAGVAYYGQMRGSTGYMLQAMVDRGLASQNIVAAYHPYSEYPEGDSVADRDFLVRAINLNKSLHDQGVKQVWATEWGWSSYSGPVEMQRVIGLDGQADYTLRRLALMSTLDYQRIFLFNLSDLDERATPRDRGYGLLDLSGEPKPVYTALKNFFDVTGPTLQPADPPPVTSVPEDLYAISWNKPDGTHLLMAWSASSAHLTFPGIKTATLYDPLTGAHSSLANAKGVDMALTPTLQILAWKP is encoded by the coding sequence ATGACGGGAAAAGCGTTGCTGGCGATGGCCGTTTTAAGTGTCTGTGCGTTGACGTCGATCAGCCCGCCCGTCGAGGCCGAGACGATCCTGCGGGCGCCCCGCCCGGTGGTCTGGAAAGACTTTCTGGGGGTCAACGTACAGTTCCAGTACTTCACCCCGGACATTTACCAGAAACAGATGAGCCGCCTCGATCAACTGGGCCTGGGCTGGATTCGCTGGACCCTGCATTGGCCGATCCTCGAACCGGTGCCGGGGCAATACAACCTGGAGGCGCTGGACGCGGCAATGAAGGCCGCCGACCCGCACCACTACAACACCGTCGCCTATCTTGTGGGCTCCGCCGCGTTCGACAGCAGCGCGCCCCAAGGCGCCAGCAACACCGACCAGTACCCGCCACGGGACGACACGATTTTCGCCGAGCGCATGACAGCCCTCGCCCAACGTTATCCGCAAGTCAGCCACTGGCAGGTGTGGAACGAGCCGAATATCGTCTGGCTGCCGCAGCCGGATCCCGAAGCGTACTACGACCTCCTGACCACCACGGCCAAGGCCATTCGCAGCGCGCTGCCGAACAAACCCATCGTCACGGCGGGGGTGGCGTATTACGGGCAGATGCGCGGTTCGACAGGCTACATGCTGCAAGCGATGGTGGATCGGGGCCTCGCCAGCCAGAATATCGTCGCCGCGTATCACCCTTATTCCGAATACCCGGAAGGCGACTCGGTGGCGGACCGGGACTTTCTGGTCCGCGCCATCAACCTCAACAAAAGCCTGCACGATCAAGGGGTGAAACAGGTGTGGGCGACCGAGTGGGGTTGGTCGAGTTACAGCGGCCCGGTAGAGATGCAGCGCGTCATCGGGCTCGATGGCCAGGCCGACTACACCCTGCGTCGTCTCGCGTTGATGAGCACGCTCGACTATCAGCGCATTTTTCTGTTCAACCTCAGCGACCTGGACGAACGGGCCACACCGCGTGATCGCGGCTATGGCTTGCTCGACCTGAGCGGCGAACCGAAACCCGTTTACACCGCGCTGAAGAATTTCTTCGACGTTACCGGCCCTACCCTGCAACCCGCCGATCCGCCGCCGGTCACCTCGGTGCCGGAAGACCTGTACGCCATCTCCTGGAACAAGCCGGACGGCACGCACTTGCTCATGGCGTGGAGCGCCAGCAGCGCGCACCTGACCTTTCCCGGCATCAAAACCGCGACGTTGTATGACCCGCTGACCGGCGCTCACAGCTCACTGGCCAACGCCAAAGGCGTGGACATGGCGCTGACCCCGACCCTGCAAATCCTGGCGTGGAAACCCTAG
- a CDS encoding glycosyltransferase family 4 protein has product MRILWTLPYLPWPTTSGGKTREYHLLRNLAARGHRITLLVQSKTELDDATRAALEPWLERLIVVPRRPLRSVRTLLAVAFAKPPMLASANGFSPQLEHEFETLLQEPWDVIQIQHSYAFQPFEAPLRHSGKPFILVEHNIESGLGAASYLDFPGWARPFVRFDQWRYRQWEKRIFPMSSELVAVTEDDAKGLSRMTSRATHLVVNGVDCDYYAKVSPDRYSRRLLFIGNYEYGPNVDAVQWALDHIMPKVWNLDPMVRLTIGGFALPHDWPQRWADPRIDWLGYVPDLRTVQRDAAIFFAPLREGGGSKLKVLEAMAAGLTVVTTEQGCSGLNVVDGTHYLRCDDADGLARLLAEAIEQPARLAKIGEAGRAYVRQHHDWSVSAAQLEGIYSRVHQQEDAHACA; this is encoded by the coding sequence ATGCGCATTCTCTGGACACTCCCCTACCTGCCCTGGCCCACCACCAGCGGCGGCAAGACACGGGAATATCACCTGCTGCGAAATCTGGCGGCGCGGGGGCATCGCATCACCCTGCTGGTGCAGTCGAAAACCGAGCTGGACGACGCCACTCGCGCCGCGCTGGAGCCGTGGCTTGAGCGCCTGATCGTGGTGCCCCGTCGGCCCTTGCGCAGCGTGCGCACCCTGCTCGCCGTGGCGTTCGCCAAGCCGCCGATGCTGGCCAGCGCCAACGGCTTTTCCCCGCAGTTGGAGCATGAATTCGAGACCCTGCTGCAAGAGCCATGGGACGTGATCCAGATTCAGCACAGCTACGCATTCCAGCCGTTCGAAGCGCCGCTCAGGCATTCCGGCAAGCCGTTCATTCTGGTGGAGCACAACATCGAATCCGGTCTGGGCGCTGCCAGCTATCTGGACTTTCCCGGTTGGGCCCGACCGTTCGTGCGCTTTGATCAGTGGCGCTACCGGCAGTGGGAAAAGCGCATCTTCCCGATGAGCAGCGAGCTGGTCGCGGTCACCGAAGACGACGCGAAAGGCTTGTCGCGCATGACCTCACGGGCGACCCATCTGGTGGTCAACGGCGTCGACTGCGACTACTACGCCAAGGTCAGCCCGGACCGCTACAGCCGCCGCCTGCTGTTCATCGGCAATTACGAATACGGCCCCAACGTCGATGCCGTGCAATGGGCGCTGGACCACATCATGCCCAAAGTGTGGAACCTCGACCCGATGGTGCGCCTGACCATCGGCGGTTTCGCCTTGCCCCATGACTGGCCGCAGCGTTGGGCCGACCCGCGCATCGATTGGCTGGGCTACGTGCCGGACCTGCGCACGGTGCAACGGGACGCGGCTATTTTCTTCGCTCCGTTGCGTGAGGGCGGTGGCTCGAAACTCAAAGTGCTGGAAGCCATGGCAGCGGGCCTGACCGTGGTCACCACCGAACAAGGCTGTTCAGGCTTGAACGTGGTCGATGGCACCCATTACCTGCGCTGCGACGACGCTGACGGCCTCGCGCGGTTGCTGGCCGAAGCCATCGAACAACCGGCCCGGCTGGCGAAGATCGGTGAAGCGGGTCGGGCTTACGTCCGTCAGCATCACGACTGGTCGGTGTCCGCCGCGCAACTGGAAGGCATCTATTCCCGGGTTCATCAGCAAGAGGACGCTCACGCATGCGCGTAG
- a CDS encoding glycosyltransferase family 1 protein produces MRVGLDYRPATGFPNSGIGRQNIALEEAFRAHPDVQLQLFSVGPYDHPIRRIAHCPTWETPLNGIHRLPERLRFEAQFLPGALKEAEIEIYVANLNMGLPIGRKPAGIRYVLQLHDLFQLTMQNNHGSRLKAKVYRLTDQLSIGHSLKVADRVWVPSQYTADETVRLFPGARDKIRVMPHVVEGFSVAPVELDTPLPERYWLCVGTREPRKNIPFFFEAWQIARRQFPRTPDLVLVGGADCLTQAQRDTPGVHPVSGISDAQLHHVYQRAERLWQPSYGEGFGLPVVEALSVGTPVAVATGSSLDEVTPDDSPRFAPDDLAALVRLMGVLSTAEPHDPAALRGWAERYGVDAFRRRFNDMLEELR; encoded by the coding sequence ATGCGCGTAGGACTGGATTACCGCCCTGCGACGGGCTTTCCCAACAGCGGCATCGGCCGGCAGAACATCGCCCTGGAAGAAGCGTTTCGCGCCCATCCCGATGTGCAATTGCAATTGTTCAGCGTCGGGCCGTACGACCACCCGATCCGGCGCATCGCCCACTGCCCGACCTGGGAAACGCCGCTCAACGGCATTCATCGCTTGCCCGAGCGTCTGCGGTTCGAAGCGCAATTTCTGCCGGGTGCCTTGAAAGAAGCCGAGATTGAAATCTACGTCGCCAACTTGAACATGGGCCTGCCCATCGGGCGTAAACCGGCGGGTATCCGCTACGTGTTGCAGCTGCATGACTTGTTCCAGCTGACCATGCAGAACAACCACGGCTCACGCCTCAAGGCCAAGGTTTATCGACTGACGGATCAGCTGTCCATCGGCCACTCACTCAAGGTGGCCGACCGGGTCTGGGTGCCCTCGCAGTACACCGCCGACGAAACCGTGCGCCTGTTCCCTGGCGCCCGCGACAAAATCCGGGTCATGCCCCATGTGGTCGAAGGCTTCAGCGTCGCGCCCGTCGAACTCGACACGCCATTGCCGGAACGTTACTGGCTGTGCGTGGGCACTCGCGAGCCGCGCAAGAACATCCCGTTCTTTTTCGAGGCCTGGCAGATCGCCCGCCGTCAGTTTCCGCGCACACCGGACCTGGTGCTGGTCGGCGGTGCCGACTGTCTCACCCAAGCGCAACGGGATACACCGGGCGTGCACCCTGTCAGCGGCATCAGCGACGCGCAATTGCACCACGTGTACCAGCGGGCCGAGCGTCTGTGGCAGCCGTCCTATGGCGAGGGTTTCGGCCTGCCGGTGGTCGAGGCCCTGAGCGTCGGCACCCCGGTCGCCGTGGCCACGGGGTCCTCGCTGGACGAGGTGACGCCTGACGACAGCCCGCGCTTTGCGCCGGACGACCTCGCCGCTCTGGTGCGACTGATGGGCGTGCTGTCCACCGCAGAACCCCACGACCCCGCCGCCCTGCGCGGGTGGGCCGAACGGTACGGCGTCGACGCCTTCCGTCGTCGCTTCAATGACATGCTTGAGGAGCTGCGCTGA
- a CDS encoding O-antigen ligase family protein — protein MPLAVPVGALLALLFGVLILLLPPLKVLLALAGVAAALAIVRRPLRGLLLFGVLATFLPYATVQIGIRTTVSEALLMLIWASLLAHRLFSLYTPPLHLMRTERWLIALMMFSALPFVVGELSVHVEGNGPINWVRWLFNLSPLFLVPRLLHDEQSRERMTIALLLGTLFLLLLSIPVYLKSGNSTAIISIIGGLGYSNLDTLNQGLSGLSTRMGTPWTHPNIAGGAMAMLLPLAFCIGVTREGSVKVLGLAVAVLALAGLLFTGSRGALVSLVVVMCWMARRRVPYVGRMLMTGVLLGCLLLMFYPPLQERIAGLFTSDDASTAVRFEEYSHFPDAMRAFPLGIGFKVDPPIPGTRLWGISNLWLNYIYKLGIPGMLLFVAVTVSWWREAKLPHNLVSLSRDTALWLGTRVGVMAALFSGVFDHYFSFTTVLIALFWLLLGLNLHEAKRLQQRAQAIESDPGERP, from the coding sequence ATGCCACTGGCCGTGCCCGTTGGCGCCCTGCTCGCCCTGCTGTTCGGCGTGCTGATCCTGCTGCTGCCGCCGCTCAAGGTGCTGTTGGCGCTGGCCGGTGTCGCGGCGGCACTGGCCATCGTTCGTCGCCCATTGCGCGGCCTGTTGCTGTTCGGCGTGCTGGCCACGTTTCTGCCATACGCCACGGTGCAGATCGGCATCCGCACCACGGTGTCGGAAGCCTTGCTGATGCTGATCTGGGCCAGCCTGCTCGCCCATCGCCTGTTCTCGCTCTACACCCCGCCGCTGCACTTGATGCGCACCGAGCGCTGGCTGATCGCCCTGATGATGTTCAGCGCGCTGCCGTTCGTGGTCGGCGAATTGAGCGTTCATGTCGAGGGCAACGGCCCGATCAACTGGGTGCGCTGGCTGTTCAACCTGTCGCCGCTGTTTCTCGTGCCACGGCTGCTCCACGACGAACAATCCCGGGAACGGATGACCATCGCGCTGCTGCTCGGCACGCTGTTTCTGTTGCTGCTGTCGATCCCCGTTTACCTGAAAAGCGGCAACTCGACGGCGATCATTTCCATCATCGGCGGTCTGGGCTATAGCAACCTGGACACGCTCAATCAAGGCCTCAGCGGGTTGTCGACCCGCATGGGTACGCCCTGGACCCACCCCAACATCGCGGGGGGTGCGATGGCCATGCTCTTGCCGCTGGCGTTCTGCATCGGCGTCACCCGGGAAGGGTCGGTGAAGGTGCTGGGCCTGGCCGTGGCGGTGCTGGCTCTGGCCGGTTTGCTGTTTACCGGTTCACGGGGCGCACTCGTCAGCCTGGTGGTGGTCATGTGCTGGATGGCCCGTCGGCGTGTGCCCTATGTCGGTCGCATGCTGATGACCGGCGTGCTGCTGGGCTGCCTGCTGCTGATGTTCTACCCGCCGTTGCAGGAACGGATCGCGGGCCTGTTCACCAGCGACGACGCCAGCACCGCCGTGCGTTTCGAGGAGTACTCACACTTCCCCGACGCCATGCGGGCCTTCCCACTGGGCATCGGCTTCAAGGTCGACCCGCCGATTCCCGGCACCCGCCTTTGGGGCATTTCCAACCTGTGGCTGAACTACATCTACAAGCTGGGCATCCCCGGCATGCTGCTGTTCGTGGCGGTGACGGTCAGTTGGTGGCGCGAAGCGAAACTGCCGCACAACCTGGTCAGTCTGAGTCGGGACACCGCACTGTGGCTGGGGACCCGGGTGGGGGTGATGGCGGCGTTGTTCAGCGGCGTGTTCGACCACTATTTCAGCTTTACCACGGTGCTGATCGCGCTGTTCTGGCTGCTGCTCGGGCTCAACCTGCATGAAGCCAAACGCTTGCAACAGCGCGCGCAAGCCATCGAATCCGATCCGGGGGAACGACCATGA
- a CDS encoding acyltransferase encodes MKHRMMHSHNLREALPEYARKMGVSADELESTYDWMLANEVCFETPMRDKTLCFISYLDIQSRIEPPLARRFYRLLSRETAGALIPLYGINWPTLRDRMLRTWEQAYNILICKIPSHTLRLFWLRMGGAKIGKGSTVWRNTEILGVDGLRIGDDSTVGWHCQLDARGGLFIGNHVTIASHVLIIAGGHDLKAPEFWAVGGPVYVRDYAWIASRALLSFGADVGEGAVVGGATVVSKPIPPYAIVSGPNAEIKGERARGLNYKVGGKGLFTLFH; translated from the coding sequence ATGAAGCACCGCATGATGCACTCGCACAATTTGCGTGAGGCCCTGCCGGAATACGCCCGCAAAATGGGGGTCAGCGCTGATGAACTGGAAAGCACCTACGACTGGATGCTGGCAAACGAGGTGTGCTTCGAAACCCCGATGAGGGACAAGACCCTGTGTTTCATCAGCTACCTCGACATTCAGTCGCGCATCGAGCCGCCGCTGGCGCGGCGCTTCTATCGGTTGCTGTCCCGTGAAACGGCGGGGGCGCTGATTCCTCTCTACGGCATCAACTGGCCAACGTTGCGCGACCGCATGCTGCGCACGTGGGAACAGGCGTACAACATCCTCATTTGCAAGATTCCGAGTCACACCCTGCGCCTGTTCTGGCTGCGCATGGGCGGGGCGAAGATCGGCAAGGGCTCGACGGTGTGGCGCAACACGGAAATCCTCGGGGTCGATGGCCTGCGGATCGGCGACGACAGCACCGTCGGTTGGCATTGCCAGCTGGACGCACGGGGCGGGCTGTTCATCGGCAACCACGTCACCATCGCGTCCCATGTGCTGATCATTGCCGGTGGCCACGACCTCAAGGCCCCTGAATTCTGGGCGGTTGGCGGACCGGTGTACGTGCGGGATTACGCCTGGATCGCCAGTCGCGCGCTGCTGTCCTTCGGCGCCGACGTGGGTGAAGGTGCGGTGGTCGGCGGTGCCACGGTGGTGTCCAAACCCATTCCGCCCTACGCCATCGTCAGCGGCCCCAACGCCGAGATCAAAGGCGAACGCGCCCGTGGCCTCAACTACAAAGTGGGCGGCAAAGGCCTGTTCACTTTGTTCCACTGA
- a CDS encoding lipid II flippase MurJ, with protein sequence MFGSTLWLTLATLTGLAAGFAREWLLVAAWGAGGRSDAFLVSLFLPEALRMALAAGLLSAAALPLYQQRAAHAQQDWLGAMIPRVLLCGLGVSVLLSLGAPFWVRLIGPGLVTDGYALAAGSLQWLAWSAPGFLLHALLCVPLQARSRFVLAGLGSLLFNLPPVVYLAVMRHAATPTGLASACLLGSLLMPAALLPSLVREGWRPWHISRAPGAGRELLQRIGPLLSSNLASQGLALLERMVASLLGEGAVTWVNLARKLINLPLIALMSLNQVLLGLMSGAEGQQRMDLLRKGLGSATLLTVPAVAGLIGAAGALVALLLPNQAVDGPLPGLLAWFAVPLMFGAWNALLARYAYAAGDTRLPLACELIGSLLNAVLLAVLPFFFGLIGIAMAAVCGAILTGVLLMRRQGLLSALPWREQWLLGAGVMLLAATVLHPLSNVWLQLGLSCAYGAALLVGLALWLRPWRSLNP encoded by the coding sequence GTGTTCGGCTCGACGCTGTGGCTGACCCTCGCCACCCTCACCGGCCTGGCGGCAGGCTTCGCCCGCGAGTGGCTGTTGGTCGCGGCCTGGGGCGCGGGCGGACGCAGCGATGCGTTCCTGGTGTCGCTGTTTCTCCCTGAAGCCCTGCGCATGGCATTGGCCGCCGGGTTACTGAGTGCCGCCGCGTTGCCGCTGTATCAGCAACGCGCTGCACACGCGCAGCAGGACTGGCTGGGGGCGATGATCCCCCGCGTCTTGCTGTGCGGCCTCGGCGTAAGCGTGCTGTTGAGTCTGGGCGCGCCGTTCTGGGTGCGCCTGATCGGGCCGGGGCTGGTCACCGATGGCTATGCACTCGCGGCCGGTTCACTGCAATGGCTCGCCTGGTCGGCGCCGGGGTTTCTGCTGCACGCCCTGCTCTGCGTGCCGTTGCAAGCCCGCTCGCGTTTCGTGCTGGCGGGCCTGGGTTCGCTGCTGTTCAACCTCCCTCCGGTGGTGTATCTGGCCGTGATGCGCCACGCCGCGACCCCGACGGGTCTGGCGTCCGCCTGCCTGCTCGGCAGTCTGTTGATGCCTGCAGCGCTGTTGCCGTCGCTCGTCCGCGAAGGCTGGCGACCCTGGCACATCAGCCGGGCGCCGGGTGCCGGGCGCGAGCTGTTACAGCGCATTGGCCCGTTGCTCAGCAGCAACCTCGCCAGCCAGGGCCTGGCCTTGCTGGAGCGAATGGTCGCCTCGTTGCTGGGAGAAGGCGCGGTGACGTGGGTCAACCTGGCGCGCAAGCTGATCAACCTGCCACTGATCGCATTGATGAGCCTGAATCAGGTGCTGCTGGGATTGATGAGCGGCGCCGAGGGGCAACAGCGCATGGACCTGCTGCGCAAAGGGCTGGGCAGCGCCACCTTGCTGACGGTGCCCGCCGTCGCCGGGTTGATTGGCGCGGCGGGTGCGCTGGTCGCCTTGCTGCTGCCGAATCAGGCCGTTGACGGTCCGCTGCCGGGACTGCTGGCGTGGTTCGCCGTGCCGTTGATGTTCGGCGCCTGGAACGCCCTGCTCGCCCGCTACGCCTACGCCGCCGGCGACACCCGCCTGCCACTGGCCTGCGAACTCATCGGCAGCCTGCTCAACGCGGTCTTGTTGGCGGTGCTGCCGTTTTTCTTCGGCCTGATCGGGATCGCGATGGCGGCAGTCTGCGGCGCGATTCTCACCGGGGTGTTGCTGATGCGGCGCCAAGGACTGCTCAGCGCGTTGCCCTGGCGCGAGCAGTGGCTTTTAGGAGCCGGGGTGATGCTGCTGGCCGCCACCGTGCTGCACCCGTTGAGCAATGTCTGGCTGCAATTGGGGCTAAGTTGCGCGTACGGGGCGGCGCTGCTGGTGGGGTTGGCGCTGTGGTTGAGGCCGTGGCGCAGCCTCAATCCTTGA
- a CDS encoding LysR family transcriptional regulator — MPLPDMNLLIALDALLEEGSVVAAARRMHLSPAAMSRTLTRIREALGDPVLVRAGRGLVPTPRALALQGQVRSLVEQATEVFQARDEVDMSTLARRFNLRSNDVFFGAFGGQLVEVLRTQAPDSSLRFGPEGEGDDDALREGRIDLHVTSRRNFGPEIKVQQLFTTRFVALAREAHPIFEAPITPERFARYDHVSVSRRGRPHGPIDTALASLELSRRVTLTTPNFHSAIFSIAASDLIVSLPEPVLWGLRELGLRMRPFVIPLVLEPVSVVQAWHPRFDKDPAHRWLRQTLKHICTTADARNAGVWPAA; from the coding sequence ATGCCCTTGCCCGACATGAACCTGCTGATCGCCCTCGATGCCTTGCTCGAAGAGGGCAGTGTCGTGGCGGCGGCGAGGCGGATGCATTTGAGCCCGGCGGCGATGAGCCGGACGTTGACGCGCATTCGTGAAGCGTTAGGCGATCCGGTGCTGGTGCGAGCGGGGCGGGGGTTGGTGCCGACCCCTCGGGCGCTGGCGTTGCAGGGGCAGGTGCGCAGTCTGGTGGAGCAAGCGACTGAGGTGTTCCAGGCCCGTGATGAGGTAGACATGAGCACCCTGGCGCGGCGTTTCAATCTGCGCTCCAACGACGTGTTCTTTGGCGCATTCGGCGGCCAACTGGTGGAAGTCTTGCGGACACAGGCGCCTGACAGCTCGCTGAGGTTCGGCCCCGAGGGCGAGGGCGACGACGATGCCTTGCGCGAAGGGCGGATCGACCTGCACGTCACCTCACGGCGCAATTTCGGCCCGGAAATCAAGGTGCAGCAACTGTTCACCACCCGGTTCGTCGCACTGGCCCGTGAAGCGCATCCCATCTTCGAGGCGCCCATCACGCCGGAGCGTTTCGCCCGTTACGATCACGTCAGCGTCTCCCGGCGTGGGCGTCCCCATGGCCCTATCGATACGGCGTTGGCGTCACTCGAACTGTCTCGCCGTGTCACCCTGACCACGCCGAATTTTCACTCGGCGATCTTCTCCATCGCGGCGTCCGACTTGATCGTCTCGTTGCCGGAACCCGTGCTGTGGGGCTTGCGTGAATTGGGCCTGCGCATGCGCCCCTTCGTGATTCCACTCGTGCTGGAGCCGGTGAGCGTGGTTCAGGCGTGGCACCCGCGTTTCGACAAGGACCCGGCCCATCGCTGGTTACGCCAGACCTTAAAGCACATCTGCACCACGGCAGACGCGCGCAACGCCGGGGTCTGGCCGGCCGCGTGA
- a CDS encoding VOC family protein — MIDHLDHLVLTAVDADATVDFYTRVLGMKLETFGAGRMAFTFGHQKINLHIRGKEFEPKAHVPVPGALDLCFIASIPLDDVIARLNAAPWPIIEGPVMRTGATGPIRSVYVRDPDLNLIEISEVV; from the coding sequence ATGATCGATCACCTTGACCATCTGGTCCTCACCGCCGTGGACGCAGACGCCACCGTGGACTTCTACACCCGCGTGCTGGGCATGAAGCTGGAAACTTTCGGCGCCGGACGCATGGCCTTCACCTTCGGCCACCAAAAAATCAACCTGCATATCCGTGGCAAAGAGTTCGAACCCAAGGCCCACGTCCCGGTCCCAGGCGCGCTGGACCTGTGCTTCATCGCGTCGATCCCGCTGGACGACGTCATCGCCCGTCTCAACGCCGCGCCCTGGCCGATCATCGAAGGGCCGGTGATGCGCACGGGGGCCACGGGGCCGATCCGGTCGGTGTACGTGCGCGACCCGGATTTGAATCTGATCGAGATATCAGAGGTGGTTTGA